CTCCTCCATAGCATCATCTGGCAGCACCCTAAACCTCTCATGAAACCAGTTGAAGTGGACTGTATACTGCTTCACCTTATTCTGTGGTGGAAGCTCGCCAACAGTTCCTCAAACTACTCACACACCGGTTTGCCTTCTTCCATAAACTTTTCAAAATCAGTAAGGCACCCGGATACCGGTAAACCATCCACGGGCAGCCCCAACTGGTATGCTACATTCTGCAGCGTGATAGTGCACTCTCTAAAGGGCATATCAAAGGTATGCGTCTCAGGACGCCACCTCTCAATGAAAGCACTAACTAAGGGCTCGTCCAATCAGAACCACCTGGCGTTGAGCCTCGCCAGGTGTTACAAACCGGCCCTCTCCAGATATGGAACGATCCTGTCATGTAGAGGCATGTTCTGCTGCCTCCGAACACTATAAAAAATCcaaacaataataatttatagtCATCAACCACATAATTACAATTTTAACGTTTAAACTGGTAACATACACTTCCTATTTTCTAATCACAAAATTCAATGAAAGACATAAAcgattaaaataataatttaaatactacattttatgatttaaaataataatttaaatctaaatttaaataaattaactaaCAATTACGAAACTAAAAATAACCAAAACACCGAAAAATACGAAAAATATTATACAACATACACTAAAAATAACCAAACTAACCTCTTCATTTATGCTCTCAGCAACGTGCGCAACGCCGTTCAGCTTGTATAGACTGCGTGCCTCCGCCATGGTTCCGGCTCCGATCTCAACTCAACTCAACCACTTCTCTCTTTTTTCCTCTCTCTAGAAAATCACTACTTCTCTCTAGAAATCTTTTTTTTCCCGCACAAATGTAATATGTGAGACCCTTTTAGCGTATTTATACTAATGCATAAACCGCTACACCCCTCTCGCGGTTTATGCACATCCTACGCCAACACGTAAATCGCGACACCCCTGTCGCGGTTTATGCTCATTTTTAGTTACACGTATTCCGTGACACTCCTATAGCGGATTACGTGTAGTCGTAAGCCGCGGGACCCTATCGTGGTTTACATAGATTAGGAAAAAAATGCATTTTGGTAtccatttttcattttgtgCATTCTGGTAAAATTGGTTTCCATATTATTTAATATAGTAAATTGTCCTAAAATTTATAGTTATAAAATTTAGGATTGAACAAgtatatttgttaaatttttttatttagtactGAATACGTACTACCTGAGTTAAAAGAGTTACGATGAATAATAGATTAACTTATCAGTCTTATTTTTTAATGGTCGATCTATATAAAtgcaattaattattttaagattgtaatttatttcatatttgatgttatataaaaataaattgttctTAAACTTGAAAGAAGAATCAGAATCATCATTAAGAGTTCCTTGATCAGAATGGCAGAAAACTTAGCCAATGAAATGAGCCCATAGTTAGAGAAAGTATagtctgaaaaaaaaaagaacaaaaataaataaataaacacaacATACCAGGATCCCAAAAAAATTTGATCTTttgataaaatttaaacaaaataatcaaaagCATCCTAAAAATatctaacaaaaaatatataaaaaaagaaagcgAAATAACCTGAGAATTGGAGAGTATGATGGGAGAATCAATCAATGCAGTGGGACTAATACGAGCAAGAAGATGGAGATGTAGAAGCGAGACTCCTCTAGCGGTTTATGTTCATTTGTAAACCGTGATCTCTTGTAGCAGTTTTTatagtttataaaaaaatacattttagTATCCATTTTGtaaaatgtttattttaataaaattggaaactaaattatttattttagtaaattgtccaaaatttaattaatattttttaaaaattaatttatccaaAATTGAAATCTTCGATACCTAATTATCACTCTATTATTATTCTAAAATAGCTACAAATTCTTTGTTCTGCAGAAAACCAGTGTCACACTACAACAGAGGGAGGTTGCGTTAAAACGCAGTGCGCAACTCCAATCTTCTTGATCGTGTGAGCTTCTTTCTTCACTGTTACCCACTCCTCTCTTCTACTAGCATCTCTCTTCCTTTCTTTGTTCCTTTCCATTTTTTGTTCACCACACACATGTGGCTATTTAATGGGAATGGAACTGCTTATACAATCATTATAAAATTGCAAATCCCCAATTGTAAATAGATGGAATGTTATATACAATTTAAAGGATAGGCTtcaattattttgttaattttctgTGCTAGTTGTAGAACTCTTTCTGGTTTCATTGGTAAAAACTTTTTCGTTCTGAATTGTGAATTGTGCTTACCTAcgttgcttttgttttctgcatCCTCTCTCTGAGTCACTCAATATAaaatgtttatttattttttaagacTGATTGTTTACTTAAAAATCTGTTTCTAGAAACTAACAAATTTGCATCGATTGGAGTGTTCTTGTGTCAGATGGACACATTTGGTGCATCGATTTCGGAGGCAAAAAACATTACAACAGGGAACCCTTATGACTGTTTGATCGAAATGGAGGGATTCAAGTGTCGTGTCGATGATATGATTTCCAAAGTTGATGAGGCAAGTATTGCTAGTGAGTGTTATTTCAACAATTAATAATAGTCTTAATTATGTCAGTTTTCAAGATGCAATGTGAATTTTGTTTTgggaaaataaactaaatatcTCACTTTTTGTACTCTATAGTAATTTTAGGGTATCAAATTACACATTTTGAAAGTTTAAGCCTTTAAGGTGTAAATTGCACATGGACCAGAGTTCAATAGGTTAACTGCTTATTCCCCTTTCATCTATCATATTTGTTTTGTTGAGTAATGCTACACAACTAGAAGAATTGTCTTAATATCTTAAAAATAATGGATATGGCATGAGTTTTGTTGAATATGCTTTCATGCGCTATGCATGTCTATGATATGTTTGCAAAGCTTTAGATGGAGGAAGCACTATTTCCTATTTTGAGACAGGAAGTTTTATGTGTTATGTTTTCTTCCTGCAGCTTGAGCAGAAAGTGAATGACATAGAAATTTTTTTCTCGAGCACGAATAAAAGACAAAACAATATGGATAAAGGTAATTCGTCTACAAAGGATAAAGACAAGGAGAAACATGTTCCAAGTATTAAGAAGCAAAACAAGGTAGCAACACGTAGAGAAGCAGCAGCGGCAAAGAGAATGCAAGATCTTATGCGCCAGTTTGGCACAATATTACGCCAGGCAAGGAAACTATCTTTAATTTATGTCTAAAGTTTTTATAGATGACCCCTGGTAGTGAAACATGCAGCTGTATGTTGATTGTTTATTTGTTTAGAGACGgttcttgtttattttggtTACATATGGGCTACGCTTTGCATCTGTATAAGTTCGTGGTAATAGCAAGAATCAAGACACAAGTGTCAAATTATAACCTCTAGTTAACTTTTTTTGGGTTAAAAATTGTATGCCTATCTGTGCTTTTGCTCTTTCTTTCCCTGCCCTTTAATCTCTGAATGCAGAGAGCAATATAACAAGATTATAGGTCAACTTTTGTGAATAGGGAAATAGAGAATTGATTCTTTTTTCATGATATGTAATACATTGGTAGAACCTCAATTTTATGTATAGTTATGGATGATCTTATTAAATTTCAATAGTTTATTACATAGATTACTAAGTGCCATTTGACATGGTATCTAATACAACGATAAAAAGGGCTTTCAAGTATTATGAAGTTATAATTAGAGTTCATGAAAATGATGAACGAGTCATATGTCACAATGAGAAGTTTGTAATAGGACAGGTTGGACTACAGTTCTAGGATGTGACGGTGGATGATTCTAAAGTATCTACTTAGGGACTAATATGTTAAAGACTTGAATCCCAGTTTTGATAGAGAATAATCTAATGTTTGCATAAAGGCTTTTAACTATTTAATTGTTTGTGAAGGTACACCAATTTTCTGCCACTAAGGTTCTGATTTACACATTGAATATGAAAATCAACACGCCTGAGTGGGGCTCTAGATTTTTGTTGATAAAAATGAAgatattcattttattttgccCACAACTTGAATCTTTTGTAAAGCCAACTATCATATGTAATCTGATTTCTATTATCAGAACAATCTACACTAAATATtgctttattttcattttcaaatGTGACAGACGTGATTATTATCTGCACTCTGCTTCTTGATTTTACTGTAAATTTATTGTTTCATGTAATTTTTGGAACTTGAGCCCATGCCATGCAATTGAGTTGCGGTACATGATTTAGATAGTATATGCTGTCTTTCTCTTAGAACTACATATTAATTCGTAGCTGGTCTTTTTCCATCAGATCACCCAACACAAGTGGGCTTGGCCTTTTATGCAGCCTGTGGATGTCGAGGGCCTTGGTTTGCATGACTATTACGAGGTGAGGATGACATAGGGCCTTTTTTGGGTAGGATATTCCATATTTGGAGACACTAGGGTGCGTTTGATACGTGTCCCAGGACACTGTGGACAGGGATATAGAGACAGTAGGGATGGAGACACAATTGTTATGTCTCTGAATTGTGTTTGGTTATAGTAGATAGAACTGAAAAAATGTCTTTGTCTAACAATTGGTTAAAATGAACAAAACACACACGTATAAAATACCAAAACTACCctttctaattaaaaattaaaaattactccAACCTACActtcttctcttcctcccaGCAGCAACAACAGTCACACACCCCCCATCAGATCCCAACCTCTTGTGTCTCCTCCATAATCTTTCTTTCTGCTGCCACCACACACCTCCACTAATCTCTCCTCCCTCTACCTTTATCCCTCTCTTTCCCAAAACCAAACCAAAACCACTCTTCCATTCCCTTTCCACCACCTTCAAATTTGTCACTCTTGAATCATGCCTTTTTATTCTTATAACCTCCATTTCCATTGTTCCCTTCAAATgtaagagagaaagaaggagagacagaggaggaggaggaggagggttAGAGGAAGTGTAAAGTGACAGAGGTAGAGGAAGAATGTTAGGCTGTAGAAAGCCAAGACAAAAAACTTAACATTGTAGAAATGGGGTGTTACGTTCAATAAGTGGACGGTATAAGAATAGGGATAAATGTATTAGAGAGAATTGTGATAGTGTATACTATGGAAACGGTGGTAGAACCTTGCCTTAGATGGTTTTGGCATATGCAAAGAAAGCCTATAAAAGCCCTGAAAATATTAGATGGAGGGTACGCCGGTAGCTAGGGTGTAGAGAAAGATGAAAATTTATATGTGAAACTATTTGAATAGATCCAGATTTTAATATGCTTGCATGTAAACATAATTTATAACAAGACCCTAGAATTGCTTGATCCTTCTTGGCAACTTCATCAAATTGGAGAAGACTTGGTTGTTATTTTaacttttctctttcataaatatattttattatgaaaagaaatttcatttttttttaatatgtgaCATATAGTTGTGGTTTTGGATCAATAGGCTTTTAATTAAGTTAAGGATCTTTCATTCAATACTGCATATTTCAGGAATCTGATGCTCCACAGAAATTTCTTATGAATTTGGTTAATCTGTTGGGTGTGGTGCATATTAGGTCATTGACAAGCCAATGGATTTTAGTACCATTAAGAATCAAACGGAAGCTAAAGATGGTACAGGATATAAGAATGTTCGGGAGATATGTGTTGACGTGAGGTTAGTTTTCACGAATGCTATGAAGTATAATGACGAAAAAAGTGATGTCCATGTGATGGCAAAAACTTTGCTGGAAAAGTTTGAGGAGAAATGGTTGCAATTTCTGCCCAAAGTTACTGAAGAGGTAAAGTCCTTTTTctcttaattattattattattgttattattattattattattattattagaaactCTGATGGAAAAGCTTAATTCTTGTGAATTGTTTTCCCCGATATTAATGATTGTGAAGAT
The genomic region above belongs to Arachis stenosperma cultivar V10309 chromosome 5, arast.V10309.gnm1.PFL2, whole genome shotgun sequence and contains:
- the LOC130982837 gene encoding transcription factor GTE6-like isoform X2, with translation MDTFGASISEAKNITTGNPYDCLIEMEGFKCRVDDMISKVDELEQKVNDIEIFFSSTNKRQNNMDKGNSSTKDKDKEKHVPSIKKQNKVATRREAAAAKRMQDLMRQFGTILRQITQHKWAWPFMQPVDVEGLGLHDYYEVIDKPMDFSTIKNQTEAKDGTGYKNVREICVDVRLVFTNAMKYNDEKSDVHVMAKTLLEKFEEKWLQFLPKVTEEETRREQEEAEAQLSMQLAQEAAHARMARDLSNELYDVDVHLEELREMAVKKFRKMTTDEKRKLGAALARLSPEDLSKALEIVAQNNPSFQATAEEVDLDIDAQSQSTLWKLKYFIEEALEKQSKNSGSTSGNENHNNKNKRKQESCDAVAKASKNKKPT
- the LOC130982837 gene encoding transcription factor GTE6-like isoform X4, with the translated sequence MRQVLLLEQKVNDIEIFFSSTNKRQNNMDKGNSSTKDKDKEKHVPSIKKQNKVATRREAAAAKRMQDLMRQFGTILRQITQHKWAWPFMQPVDVEGLGLHDYYEVIDKPMDFSTIKNQTEAKDGTGYKNVREICVDVRLVFTNAMKYNDEKSDVHVMAKTLLEKFEEKWLQFLPKVTEEETRREQEEAEAQLSMQLAQEAAHARMARDLSNEILLIHVLNLLKRLNLLSFQLYDVDVHLEELREMAVKKFRKMTTDEKRKLGAALARLSPEDLSKALEIVAQNNPSFQATAEEVDLDIDAQSQSTLWKLKYFIEEALEKQSKNSGSTSGNENHNNKNKRKQESCDAVAKASKNKKPT
- the LOC130982837 gene encoding transcription factor GTE6-like isoform X1, with translation MDTFGASISEAKNITTGNPYDCLIEMEGFKCRVDDMISKVDELEQKVNDIEIFFSSTNKRQNNMDKGNSSTKDKDKEKHVPSIKKQNKVATRREAAAAKRMQDLMRQFGTILRQITQHKWAWPFMQPVDVEGLGLHDYYEVIDKPMDFSTIKNQTEAKDGTGYKNVREICVDVRLVFTNAMKYNDEKSDVHVMAKTLLEKFEEKWLQFLPKVTEEETRREQEEAEAQLSMQLAQEAAHARMARDLSNEILLIHVLNLLKRLNLLSFQLYDVDVHLEELREMAVKKFRKMTTDEKRKLGAALARLSPEDLSKALEIVAQNNPSFQATAEEVDLDIDAQSQSTLWKLKYFIEEALEKQSKNSGSTSGNENHNNKNKRKQESCDAVAKASKNKKPT
- the LOC130982837 gene encoding transcription factor GTE6-like isoform X3, whose amino-acid sequence is MDTFGASISEAKNITTGNPYDCLIEMEGFKCRVDDMISKVDELEQKVNDIEIFFSSTNKRQNNMDKGNSSTKDKDKEKHVPSIKKQNKVATRREAAAAKRMQDLMRQFGTILRQVIDKPMDFSTIKNQTEAKDGTGYKNVREICVDVRLVFTNAMKYNDEKSDVHVMAKTLLEKFEEKWLQFLPKVTEEETRREQEEAEAQLSMQLAQEAAHARMARDLSNEILLIHVLNLLKRLNLLSFQLYDVDVHLEELREMAVKKFRKMTTDEKRKLGAALARLSPEDLSKALEIVAQNNPSFQATAEEVDLDIDAQSQSTLWKLKYFIEEALEKQSKNSGSTSGNENHNNKNKRKQESCDAVAKASKNKKPT